The Marinicella rhabdoformis region TTCAGTCAATGCGTCTGCTGCTGGAACAGCAATATGAGGTTGAACACCTTTGCCTTCCCAATTGGTATGGGTGATGGGGTTTGTGGATTTTCCTATGGGTAAGAATAAGGCAAATAGATCATTCACGGGCTTGAATATTCCTGGGTGCGCACCGCCCATAGTCACTTCGCCGATGACGGTTGCCTTTTTTAGGTGCTTGAGGTTGTATGTGAATTCTTCAGCAGCAGAGTGTGTGTTGGCACTGGTTAAAATAAACACTTCTGCATTGGGGTTTCTTTTGCCGGGTACATAGGGCAATGTCCAATTTTGGGTGTGCTTGTCTTCAGGACGCCAATAAAAGCCACTCAAATGTACGGGAGTGGTGTCGAATAAATAACTGCTGATTAACTGTACCATGCGCCAATTGCCACCACTGTTTTGGCGCAAGTCAAATATGATGGCATCTGAATTGCTGAGAAAATTCATGGCGCCAGTGGCGGTTTCTGATGCGAATTCGGTATCAAAAAAGTTGTTGATTTTTATGTAGCCTATATTGCCTTCCAGCATTTTGACAGATTCAAAACCGTAATTGAAACGGTGCATGTCAGGTGACTGGGTTTCGATAGACCATGAGTTGGCCAGCTTTGATTCATCTTGGCGCAGGTGCGTGACTAAATCAGGGTTGAACTCAAAAATCAGGTGTGTGTCATCTACAACAGATACCAGGTCTTGCTGTATTTTTTCCGCCAAAAGCATGGGGTCAGTTAATTTTTTATAAGCACCTC contains the following coding sequences:
- a CDS encoding S41 family peptidase — translated: MNRHLIKTALFITLMCLSLTANAQNKPLQLTAKEISQVIESTAKLLNNNYVYPDKAEKIAKQLKKNLKRGAYKKLTDPMLLAEKIQQDLVSVVDDTHLIFEFNPDLVTHLRQDESKLANSWSIETQSPDMHRFNYGFESVKMLEGNIGYIKINNFFDTEFASETATGAMNFLSNSDAIIFDLRQNSGGNWRMVQLISSYLFDTTPVHLSGFYWRPEDKHTQNWTLPYVPGKRNPNAEVFILTSANTHSAAEEFTYNLKHLKKATVIGEVTMGGAHPGIFKPVNDLFALFLPIGKSTNPITHTNWEGKGVQPHIAVPAADALTEAKVQALEKLSNKYPDMHGELYRWYLISEKAKRNPVELDQKTLESYTGTYGPRTLLLEGNDMYYQRAGGPKLLLNALESDLFELDADNSFRMRIIKEDGKVTALQGIFDNGFKDIFSKQ